In Planctomycetaceae bacterium, the following are encoded in one genomic region:
- a CDS encoding mandelate racemase/muconate lactonizing enzyme family protein gives MQIRSIDVCPLTGATVDGGWPQGHEPQENLHTLLIVRTDGEPVGYGSCFTSGRLVAGAVELLWPLLKNESAVEPERVSEKLRQSSFWQGRGGAVEHAISGIDIALWDLMGKACSQPVSRLLGGNYRDTIKPYGSILFDEPAALRDTLHSVVARGFRAIKLGWRPFGRRNSKFDELLVRTARDTVGDAVELMVDAGGSEQFWPHGTNWARRTATMLSDYDITWFEEPLPPDDLAGYVELTRASPVPIATGEVLTRRQSFQPWIEQRAADILQPDCTKNGGLSESRRIAWAAADHNIQVVPHGWNTAVGLAADLQFSAAIPVARYVEYLFPCAYIDELVTQRFALDENGLLRIPNGPGLGMEIDGDALDRFCPERVIFQ, from the coding sequence ATGCAAATTCGTTCGATCGATGTCTGCCCGCTGACCGGAGCCACTGTGGATGGCGGCTGGCCTCAGGGTCACGAACCGCAGGAAAATCTGCACACGCTGCTGATCGTTCGAACGGACGGCGAACCGGTCGGGTACGGAAGCTGTTTTACGTCCGGTCGACTGGTTGCCGGCGCGGTCGAATTGCTGTGGCCGCTGCTGAAGAATGAATCGGCTGTCGAGCCGGAACGCGTGTCGGAAAAGCTGCGGCAGTCGTCCTTCTGGCAGGGACGCGGCGGAGCGGTCGAACACGCGATCAGCGGGATCGACATCGCTTTGTGGGATCTGATGGGAAAAGCGTGTAGCCAGCCGGTATCGCGACTGCTGGGAGGCAACTATCGCGATACGATCAAGCCGTACGGTTCGATCCTGTTCGACGAACCGGCCGCGCTGCGGGACACGCTGCACAGTGTTGTGGCGCGAGGTTTCCGGGCGATCAAGCTCGGCTGGCGACCGTTCGGTCGCCGCAATTCGAAGTTCGACGAGTTGCTGGTCCGCACCGCTCGCGACACGGTCGGCGACGCAGTGGAATTGATGGTAGACGCCGGCGGCAGCGAACAGTTCTGGCCGCACGGAACCAACTGGGCTCGCCGAACCGCGACGATGCTCAGCGACTATGACATCACCTGGTTCGAAGAACCTCTGCCGCCCGACGATCTGGCCGGCTATGTGGAACTGACGCGCGCGTCGCCGGTACCGATCGCGACGGGTGAAGTTCTGACTCGGCGGCAGTCGTTTCAGCCGTGGATCGAACAGCGAGCCGCCGATATTCTGCAGCCGGACTGCACCAAAAACGGCGGACTGAGCGAATCACGGCGGATCGCATGGGCGGCCGCCGATCACAACATCCAGGTGGTTCCTCACGGCTGGAACACGGCCGTCGGGCTTGCGGCCGACCTGCAGTTTTCCGCAGCGATCCCGGTGGCCCGCTACGTCGAATATCTGTTCCCGTGCGCGTACATTGATGAGCTTGTGACGCAGCGGTTCGCTCTGGACGAAAACGGATTGCTGCGGATTCCGAACGGACCGGGTCTGGGAATGGAAATCGACGGAGACGCTCTGGACCGGTTCTGCCCGGAACGCGTGATCTTTCAGTAA
- a CDS encoding XdhC family protein → MSFDVHRHTKTVTQLLSSGVPFVTVTMVDMRGSAPQIQGARAVITADGIVDGTVGGGKVEARAIAFAKDLLANNDGRSCQFETWNLQTDVGMTCGGEVKFFFEVFLSSDWKIAVFGAGHIAQAMIPILLNMNCRVTWLDQRSEWLSRIGEHPKLTKVCAEELKDEVAKLDPRSFFVLMTQGHGTDLPVLAEVLRTIEPPYLGVLGSLQKAKVLRRDLKELGLSDEKIASYFCPMGVPMGNNTPPEIAISITSQLIQERDRLGIVKQKTKVF, encoded by the coding sequence ATGTCATTTGACGTTCACCGACACACAAAAACTGTCACGCAGCTCCTGTCTTCGGGCGTTCCGTTTGTCACCGTCACGATGGTCGACATGCGCGGCAGCGCTCCTCAGATTCAGGGCGCCAGGGCGGTGATCACGGCGGATGGCATCGTCGACGGCACGGTCGGCGGCGGCAAAGTGGAAGCTCGCGCGATTGCGTTTGCGAAGGACCTGCTGGCGAACAACGATGGGCGAAGCTGTCAGTTCGAAACCTGGAACCTGCAGACCGACGTTGGCATGACCTGCGGCGGCGAAGTGAAGTTCTTCTTCGAAGTGTTTCTCAGCAGCGACTGGAAGATCGCGGTATTCGGAGCCGGGCATATCGCTCAGGCCATGATTCCGATTCTGCTGAACATGAACTGCCGAGTCACCTGGCTGGATCAGCGTTCCGAGTGGCTGTCGCGCATCGGCGAACATCCGAAGCTGACCAAAGTGTGCGCGGAGGAGTTGAAAGACGAAGTGGCGAAGCTGGATCCGCGGAGTTTCTTCGTGTTGATGACTCAGGGACACGGAACCGATCTGCCCGTGCTGGCGGAAGTGCTGCGAACGATCGAACCGCCGTATCTCGGCGTGCTGGGAAGCCTGCAGAAAGCGAAAGTGCTGCGTCGGGATTTGAAGGAACTGGGTTTGTCAGACGAAAAGATCGCTTCGTATTTCTGCCCGATGGGCGTTCCCATGGGCAACAATACTCCGCCGGAAATTGCGATCAGTATCACGTCGCAGTTGATTCAGGAACGTGATCGACTGGGAATTGTGAAGCAGAAGACGAAGGTGTTCTGA
- a CDS encoding tRNA-dihydrouridine synthase: MLKIGRFEFRLPVIQAALSGYSDWPMRAIARRMGAPYTICEVMIDSFVNSLKDRERTKHFLMLTGDDHPAGAQLMGADPSEFPAAAKRLISAGFDVIDINFGCPVKKVLGRCRGGFHLGQPDVAIEILRRVRDAVPAEVPVTLKMRRGVDESDGSRDRFFTILDAAFETGIAAVTVHGRTVMQRYNGPSDWGFLSELRRQYPHQTLLGSGDLFCAEDCVRMLRETGVDGVTAARGSIGNPWIFRQAAELLAGRPLPDPPSVFEQRDVLREHFRLADIAYPGGKASRQMRKFGIRYADWHPHGDHVRADFIRARNASEWHDVVARWYAEDAPGIYPANPGIPKPPAMAK, translated from the coding sequence ATGCTGAAGATCGGTCGATTCGAATTCCGCCTGCCGGTCATCCAGGCGGCCCTTAGCGGTTACAGCGATTGGCCGATGCGCGCGATCGCCAGGCGGATGGGGGCTCCGTATACCATCTGCGAAGTCATGATCGATTCGTTCGTGAATTCACTAAAGGATCGCGAGCGCACGAAGCATTTTCTGATGCTGACCGGTGACGATCATCCGGCGGGGGCTCAATTGATGGGGGCGGATCCGTCGGAGTTTCCGGCCGCCGCGAAACGACTGATCTCAGCCGGGTTTGATGTGATCGACATTAACTTCGGCTGTCCCGTGAAGAAGGTGCTGGGGCGCTGCCGGGGTGGATTTCACCTGGGCCAGCCGGACGTTGCGATTGAAATCCTGCGTCGAGTGCGCGACGCCGTGCCCGCTGAAGTTCCGGTGACTCTGAAAATGCGTCGCGGAGTCGACGAAAGCGACGGCAGCCGAGACCGGTTCTTCACGATTCTGGACGCGGCGTTCGAAACCGGCATCGCGGCAGTCACGGTTCACGGCCGCACCGTGATGCAGCGTTACAACGGGCCGAGCGACTGGGGATTTCTCAGCGAACTTCGCCGGCAGTATCCGCATCAAACGTTGCTCGGCAGCGGAGACCTGTTTTGCGCGGAAGACTGCGTGAGAATGCTGCGGGAAACGGGCGTCGATGGAGTCACGGCGGCTCGCGGGTCGATCGGAAACCCGTGGATCTTCCGGCAAGCTGCGGAACTGCTGGCTGGCCGACCTCTGCCGGATCCGCCGTCGGTGTTTGAGCAGCGTGACGTGCTGCGGGAACATTTTCGTCTCGCTGACATTGCCTATCCCGGCGGGAAGGCATCCCGACAGATGCGGAAGTTCGGTATCCGATACGCCGACTGGCACCCCCACGGCGATCATGTTCGAGCAGACTTCATTCGCGCGCGGAACGCGTCGGAATGGCATGACGTGGTTGCTCGCTGGTATGCCGAAGACGCGCCGGGCATCTATCCGGCGAACCCCGGCATTCCGAAGCCTCCGGCGATGGCGAAATGA
- the glgA gene encoding glycogen synthase GlgA, which yields MITSDRLRIVLTASEAVPFSKTGGLADVTTALAKALDASGHDVTIIVPDYRVLRKDRQHRLPSIADSGLRLAIAMNGRQMTAGVNWTTLPGNGVTVLLVRQAHYFDRSQLYMEHGKGYVDNCERYCFFSRAVMEICRQMVLRPDIVHCNDWQTGLVPALLHSQYAHLPGFENAASVMTLHNMAYQGRFWHLDMPLTGMDWRYFNMHHMEFWGDLNLLKTGINFADQITTVSPTYAEEICTPEFGEHLDSVLKVRRDDLVGILNGIDTDEWNPATDHQLPATYTFDSADDGKSVCKRHLQERMGLPARSDVPLFGMVSRMSDQKGFDLIAGAAGRILHQDVQIAFLGTGDPRYEGHLQYLAAHNPDKVAVFVGFDEGLAHQVEAGADAFLMPSRFEPCGLNQMYSLRYGTVPVVRAVGGLADSVVDLTPQTLEAGTATGFAFSDYTEGAFATTFERAVRTYHDRAVWKELMKSGMAADWSWDRSANRYLDTYRKALERRHDRVHDRRC from the coding sequence ATGATTACCTCCGACCGACTGCGCATCGTTCTGACCGCTTCCGAAGCGGTGCCGTTTTCCAAGACCGGCGGCCTGGCGGACGTCACCACTGCTCTGGCAAAGGCCCTCGACGCCAGCGGGCACGACGTCACCATCATCGTGCCGGACTATCGCGTGCTGCGAAAGGACCGGCAGCATCGTCTGCCTTCGATTGCCGACAGCGGATTGCGGCTGGCGATCGCCATGAACGGCCGGCAGATGACCGCCGGCGTCAACTGGACAACGCTGCCGGGCAACGGAGTCACCGTGCTGCTGGTCCGACAGGCTCACTATTTCGACCGTTCTCAGTTGTACATGGAGCACGGCAAAGGCTACGTCGACAACTGTGAACGTTATTGCTTCTTCAGCCGGGCCGTCATGGAAATCTGCCGTCAGATGGTACTGCGTCCGGACATCGTTCACTGCAACGACTGGCAGACCGGCCTGGTCCCCGCTCTGCTGCATTCTCAGTACGCTCACCTGCCCGGCTTCGAAAACGCGGCGTCCGTCATGACGCTGCACAACATGGCCTATCAGGGCCGATTCTGGCATCTGGATATGCCGCTGACCGGTATGGACTGGCGGTACTTCAATATGCATCACATGGAATTCTGGGGAGACCTGAATCTTCTGAAGACGGGTATCAACTTCGCCGACCAGATCACCACCGTCAGCCCGACGTATGCCGAAGAAATCTGCACTCCGGAATTCGGCGAACACCTGGATTCCGTCCTGAAAGTTCGCCGCGACGACCTGGTCGGCATTCTGAATGGCATCGATACCGACGAATGGAATCCCGCCACCGATCATCAACTGCCGGCCACCTACACGTTCGATTCCGCTGATGACGGCAAATCCGTCTGCAAGCGGCATCTGCAGGAACGCATGGGGCTGCCGGCACGATCCGACGTGCCGCTGTTCGGCATGGTGTCGCGGATGTCCGATCAGAAGGGCTTCGACCTGATCGCCGGAGCCGCCGGCAGAATTCTTCACCAGGACGTGCAGATCGCCTTCCTGGGCACGGGCGACCCGCGCTACGAAGGACATCTGCAGTACCTGGCAGCACACAATCCCGACAAGGTCGCCGTATTTGTGGGCTTCGACGAAGGCCTGGCTCATCAGGTAGAAGCCGGGGCCGACGCGTTTCTGATGCCCAGTCGCTTCGAACCCTGCGGCCTGAACCAGATGTACAGCCTTCGCTACGGAACGGTTCCCGTCGTTCGGGCCGTTGGCGGCCTGGCGGACTCCGTCGTGGACCTGACACCGCAGACTCTGGAAGCCGGCACGGCCACCGGGTTTGCCTTCAGCGACTACACCGAAGGAGCATTCGCGACGACGTTTGAACGTGCCGTGCGAACGTACCATGACCGTGCCGTCTGGAAGGAACTCATGAAATCCGGAATGGCGGCCGACTGGTCCTGGGACCGCAGCGCGAATCGTTATCTGGACACTTACCGCAAGGCACTCGAACGCCGCCACGACCGAGTCCACGACCGGCGCTGCTGA
- a CDS encoding MBL fold metallo-hydrolase produces the protein MRITFFGAAGEVTGSQHLIETSTRRILLDCGLFQGPEEETRPKNERFHCHPRKLDAVVLSHAHIDHSGNLPGLHKAGYRGPIFCTRATADIASLMLRDSAHIQAEDARYAAKKAANRDSVVQPLYSEDDAKRVAKAFEYIGFGEWESLSDDVRLRFHHAGHILGSAIVELDLLDDGDWKRLVFTGDLGRRGKPILNDPETVGRCDVVITESTYGNRVHPPSHNVKEELQRVICEASSSGGRVIIPAFSLGRTQMLVYLLNELRNEDQLCHVPVFIDSPLATRLTDIYRDHPESMDEDVRRTLEFDDDVFDFDGLTYVRSRDESIALNKRKGPFVVISASGMCEHGRVVHHIKNAIGNPENTILIIGFQARHTLGRSLVEQREEVRIYGRKYHRRCRVETINGLSAHADAEDFKWWFGEIQKQGGVGQAFIVHGEDDAAKALAELIANDCDQPPVIPQFGDSFEV, from the coding sequence ATGCGGATCACCTTTTTCGGAGCAGCCGGTGAAGTCACAGGCAGCCAGCACTTGATCGAAACCTCCACACGAAGAATTCTGCTGGACTGCGGACTTTTCCAGGGCCCGGAAGAGGAAACTCGCCCGAAGAACGAACGGTTTCACTGCCATCCGCGAAAACTGGATGCCGTGGTCCTGTCGCACGCGCACATTGACCATTCAGGAAATCTGCCGGGGCTGCACAAAGCCGGGTATCGAGGTCCCATTTTCTGCACGCGAGCCACCGCCGATATCGCTTCACTGATGTTGCGCGATAGTGCACACATCCAGGCCGAGGATGCTCGCTACGCGGCCAAAAAAGCGGCAAATCGCGATTCCGTCGTTCAGCCGCTGTATTCCGAAGATGATGCCAAACGCGTTGCCAAAGCCTTCGAATACATCGGCTTCGGGGAATGGGAATCTCTGTCCGACGACGTGCGGTTAAGGTTTCACCACGCCGGACACATCCTGGGTTCAGCCATTGTCGAACTGGATTTGCTGGACGACGGCGACTGGAAACGCCTGGTTTTTACGGGAGACCTGGGCCGGCGAGGAAAACCGATCCTGAACGATCCGGAAACCGTCGGACGCTGCGATGTTGTGATCACGGAATCAACCTACGGAAATCGAGTCCACCCGCCATCGCACAACGTGAAGGAAGAACTGCAGCGAGTCATCTGCGAAGCGTCGTCTTCCGGCGGCCGAGTCATCATCCCGGCGTTCAGCCTGGGCAGAACTCAGATGCTGGTGTATCTGCTGAACGAACTTCGAAACGAAGACCAGCTTTGCCATGTGCCGGTGTTCATTGACAGTCCGCTGGCGACCCGGCTGACGGACATCTATCGCGATCACCCCGAAAGCATGGACGAAGACGTTCGCCGCACTTTGGAGTTCGACGACGATGTTTTTGATTTCGACGGTCTGACCTACGTTCGTTCCCGGGACGAAAGCATCGCCCTGAACAAGCGCAAAGGGCCGTTTGTCGTGATTTCCGCAAGCGGTATGTGCGAACACGGCCGAGTCGTGCATCACATCAAAAATGCCATCGGAAACCCGGAAAACACGATTCTGATCATTGGATTTCAGGCTCGCCATACTCTGGGACGCAGCCTGGTGGAACAGCGGGAAGAAGTCCGGATCTACGGCCGGAAATATCACCGCCGCTGCCGAGTCGAAACGATCAACGGCCTGTCCGCCCATGCCGATGCCGAAGACTTCAAGTGGTGGTTCGGAGAAATTCAGAAACAGGGAGGCGTCGGGCAGGCATTTATCGTTCACGGTGAAGATGATGCCGCAAAGGCTCTCGCGGAACTGATCGCCAACGACTGCGATCAACCACCCGTCATTCCTCAGTTCGGCGACAGCTTTGAAGTGTGA
- a CDS encoding DUF1549 and DUF1553 domain-containing protein, translated as MQPRAQSSWLRLFSSGVVCGLALLTMMPNAWCGAEASSSGPAAKSTAEFIDDQIERSWADNEIKPSPEAPDEEWVRRVYLDTVGRIPSLKEVETYLADSSPRKRAVLVDALLDHPDYVRNFTTIWTNLCMGRADVRRVSRPSLEKFFREAFAKNRPWNDVVVDIVTAEGHFEENGAVNYILAQMQLPDDGVQLTAKTTRLFLGMQVQCTQCHNHPFNDWQQSQFWEFNSFFRQVSKRDYRRTDPNSGRQVDDYSEVVWQDYSGPVHFEKRSGLMEAAYPIYLGRKIDAGPDTDRRKELARLLVEPNEGETPLLATAFVNRMWGHFFGYGFTRPVDDIGPHNPASHPALLERLAADFASGGYNVRQLVRWIANSRAYSLTSQLSSDNRVDDPASGEMPLFSHMYIKSMEAEQLYDSLITASNADKAGNGGWDAQEAQRRRWMQQFVVTFDNDENDEATTFNGTIPQALMMMNSDLMERAVSADRGSLLFEVLNSPGPETQKIQKLYLAALSRRPGGTEMSTARQFLSAYPASSGVMAWQDMFWALLNSNEFILNH; from the coding sequence ATGCAGCCACGGGCACAGAGTTCATGGTTACGGCTATTCAGCTCCGGCGTCGTCTGCGGTTTGGCGCTGCTGACGATGATGCCGAACGCATGGTGCGGGGCGGAGGCCAGTTCGTCGGGACCGGCGGCGAAGTCGACGGCGGAATTCATCGACGACCAGATTGAACGAAGCTGGGCGGACAACGAAATCAAGCCGTCTCCCGAGGCTCCGGACGAAGAATGGGTGCGCCGGGTTTATCTGGACACCGTCGGACGAATTCCATCTTTGAAGGAAGTGGAAACGTATCTGGCGGACTCCAGCCCTCGCAAGCGCGCGGTGCTGGTGGATGCTTTGCTGGATCATCCGGATTATGTCCGCAACTTCACAACGATCTGGACCAACCTGTGTATGGGGCGCGCCGATGTGCGTCGAGTCAGCCGGCCCAGCCTGGAAAAGTTCTTCCGGGAAGCCTTTGCGAAGAACCGACCGTGGAACGATGTGGTCGTCGACATCGTGACGGCGGAAGGTCATTTCGAAGAAAACGGGGCCGTCAATTACATCCTCGCTCAGATGCAGCTGCCGGACGACGGAGTGCAACTGACGGCAAAGACGACCCGGCTGTTTCTCGGAATGCAGGTTCAGTGTACTCAGTGCCACAATCATCCGTTTAACGACTGGCAGCAGAGTCAGTTCTGGGAGTTCAACAGCTTCTTCCGGCAGGTCAGCAAGCGGGATTACCGTCGCACGGATCCGAACTCCGGACGGCAGGTCGACGACTATTCGGAAGTCGTGTGGCAGGACTATTCCGGTCCCGTTCACTTCGAAAAGCGCAGCGGGCTGATGGAGGCCGCCTATCCGATTTACCTCGGACGAAAAATCGATGCCGGTCCGGACACGGATCGCCGCAAGGAACTGGCTCGATTGCTGGTGGAACCGAACGAAGGCGAAACACCGCTGCTGGCGACGGCGTTCGTGAACCGGATGTGGGGTCATTTCTTCGGGTACGGGTTTACTCGCCCGGTTGATGACATCGGTCCGCACAATCCGGCGTCGCACCCGGCTCTGCTGGAACGGCTGGCCGCGGACTTCGCGAGCGGCGGCTACAACGTCAGACAACTGGTGCGATGGATTGCCAACAGTCGAGCCTACTCGCTGACCAGTCAATTAAGTTCCGACAACCGCGTCGATGACCCGGCGTCCGGTGAAATGCCGCTTTTCAGCCACATGTATATCAAGTCGATGGAAGCCGAACAGCTTTACGATTCGCTGATTACTGCGTCAAACGCCGACAAGGCGGGCAACGGCGGCTGGGATGCTCAGGAAGCTCAGCGCCGCCGCTGGATGCAGCAGTTCGTCGTGACGTTTGACAACGATGAAAATGACGAAGCCACAACATTCAACGGAACGATTCCTCAGGCGCTGATGATGATGAACAGCGATCTGATGGAACGTGCCGTCAGCGCGGATCGGGGCAGTCTGCTGTTCGAAGTGCTTAACAGTCCGGGACCGGAAACACAGAAAATTCAGAAGCTGTATCTGGCCGCGCTAAGCCGCCGGCCGGGCGGGACGGAAATGTCGACCGCCAGACAGTTTCTGAGTGCCTATCCGGCGTCATCCGGCGTGATGGCCTGGCAGGACATGTTCTGGGCGCTGCTGAATTCCAATGAGTTTATCCTGAATCACTAA
- a CDS encoding DUF1501 domain-containing protein yields MAIWNNYGMKRRHFLQHLASAAATVPAMNFLSHVQANAAAVKANQKACILMWMGGGPPTIDIWDLKPGSKNGGDFKPIDTKAAGVQICEHMPKTAGIMDDLAIVRSMSTREADHGRGRYYMHTAYVPNPTVTHPTFGSVVSYELGSKRTALELPSFVSIGGDAGPAGFLGMSHAPFVVDSSGRIQNAPGEEAQRRLRGRLTMLEAVETNFLNSRRGELPRAHQDVYQNAVNLMTSDQMAAFDARRAAPKFGLEVESQATQDAYGTSAFGQGLLMARRLVQVGVPFIEVNLGGWDLHQGVFPALSQQKLPELDRGMSALVTDLKSRGMLDDVVLVWMGEFGRTPRINQDVGRDHWARSWSVVVGGGGLKTGQAIGATDADGTSVADGSQAYLPGDIWATVAQALGIPLSTIHTSKRGRPMKIANGGVPIRELIG; encoded by the coding sequence ATGGCAATCTGGAACAACTACGGCATGAAGCGGCGTCACTTCCTGCAGCATCTGGCATCGGCTGCGGCGACCGTTCCGGCAATGAATTTTCTGTCGCACGTGCAGGCGAACGCTGCCGCTGTGAAGGCCAATCAGAAAGCCTGCATCCTGATGTGGATGGGCGGCGGTCCTCCCACGATTGACATCTGGGACCTGAAACCGGGTTCGAAGAATGGCGGCGATTTCAAACCGATTGACACAAAAGCGGCAGGTGTGCAGATCTGTGAACACATGCCGAAGACGGCTGGCATCATGGATGACCTGGCGATTGTTCGTTCGATGAGTACTCGCGAAGCCGACCACGGCCGCGGCCGGTACTACATGCATACCGCCTACGTTCCGAATCCGACCGTGACTCATCCGACATTCGGATCTGTCGTCAGCTACGAACTGGGTTCCAAGCGCACGGCGCTGGAACTTCCGTCGTTTGTGTCGATCGGTGGTGACGCCGGTCCGGCGGGATTTCTGGGGATGTCGCATGCTCCATTTGTCGTGGACAGCAGCGGCCGAATTCAGAACGCTCCCGGCGAGGAAGCTCAGCGGCGGCTTCGCGGCCGGCTGACAATGCTGGAAGCCGTGGAAACGAATTTCCTGAATTCGCGCCGGGGCGAGTTGCCCAGGGCTCACCAGGATGTCTACCAGAACGCCGTCAACCTGATGACCTCCGACCAGATGGCCGCGTTCGACGCCCGCCGCGCCGCGCCGAAGTTTGGTCTGGAAGTGGAATCTCAGGCGACGCAGGATGCCTACGGAACAAGCGCGTTCGGGCAGGGGCTGCTGATGGCCCGTCGGCTGGTGCAGGTGGGAGTCCCGTTCATCGAAGTGAACCTTGGCGGCTGGGACCTTCATCAGGGAGTGTTCCCGGCGTTGAGCCAGCAGAAGCTTCCGGAACTGGATCGGGGCATGTCCGCGCTGGTGACCGACCTGAAAAGTCGCGGCATGCTGGACGACGTCGTGCTGGTCTGGATGGGCGAATTTGGCCGCACTCCGCGTATCAATCAGGATGTCGGACGCGACCACTGGGCTCGAAGCTGGTCTGTGGTAGTCGGCGGCGGCGGCCTGAAAACCGGTCAGGCGATCGGAGCCACCGATGCCGACGGCACCAGCGTCGCGGACGGAAGCCAGGCATACCTGCCGGGAGACATCTGGGCCACCGTCGCTCAAGCACTTGGCATCCCGCTCAGCACCATTCACACATCCAAGCGAGGCCGACCGATGAAAATCGCAAACGGCGGAGTTCCGATCAGGGAACTCATCGGATAG
- a CDS encoding sigma-70 family RNA polymerase sigma factor: MVTNLTEIDLADSDADNSSTPDESFIRAFSQSQRPLYLYILPLVGNPADADEVLQETNLVIWKKWSQFQAGTNFVAWGRAIARLEVFRFRRQRPTKMQFLDSQLLEVIAEEVATRSPELQRKHDALSECLGKLRPQDRQLIRMRYSSNVTGDQVAEELGRPANSVYQSLGRIRRVLMECVRRQLAGSGDPL; this comes from the coding sequence ATGGTTACCAACCTTACCGAAATTGACCTCGCAGATTCGGACGCCGACAATTCGTCGACGCCCGATGAGTCGTTCATTCGCGCGTTTTCGCAGAGCCAGCGGCCATTGTATTTGTATATCCTGCCGCTCGTCGGAAATCCCGCCGATGCGGATGAAGTGCTGCAGGAAACAAATCTGGTGATCTGGAAGAAGTGGAGTCAGTTTCAGGCCGGAACCAACTTTGTCGCATGGGGACGAGCGATCGCTCGGCTGGAAGTTTTCCGCTTCCGCCGGCAGCGTCCGACGAAGATGCAGTTTCTGGATAGCCAATTGCTGGAAGTCATCGCGGAAGAAGTCGCGACCCGCAGTCCGGAACTGCAGCGCAAACATGATGCTCTTTCCGAGTGTCTGGGAAAACTTCGTCCCCAGGATCGACAACTGATCCGCATGCGGTATTCGTCCAATGTGACGGGCGACCAGGTTGCTGAAGAGCTTGGACGACCGGCTAATTCCGTGTACCAGTCGCTGGGCCGAATTCGCCGTGTCCTGATGGAATGTGTCCGCCGACAGCTCGCGGGATCCGGAGACCCCCTGTGA